In Amyelois transitella isolate CPQ chromosome 28, ilAmyTran1.1, whole genome shotgun sequence, the following are encoded in one genomic region:
- the LOC132903577 gene encoding zinc finger protein 182-like has protein sequence MCGRSFKFKSNFDIHYRTHTGEKPYECNVCQRRFNERFSLKTHLRTHTGEKPYECDVCQHRFVQKGDLTKHRRTHTGEKPYECDVCQRRFNERSKLKRHIRTHTGEKPYECHVCQRRFNERSKLKGHIRTHTGEKPYECDVCQRGFVQKGDLTKHRRTHTGEKPYECEVCQRRFNLKGNLLQHRRTHTGEKPYECDVCQRGFNERSSLKRHLRTHTGEKPYECDVCQRGFNERSKLKGHLRTHTGEKPYECDVCQRGFVQKGDLTNHRRTHTGEKPYECDVCQRRFKVKRYLTRHRRNHPVL, from the coding sequence ATGTGTGGTAGaagctttaaatttaaatcaaattttgacATACATTATAGAACTCACACTggcgaaaaaccttatgaatgtaACGTGTGTCAACGCAGATTTAATGAGAGGTTTAGTTTAAAAACACACCTTAGAACTCATACTGGTGAAAAACCTTACGAATGTGACGTGTGCCAACATCGATTTGTTCAGAAGGGTGATTTGACAAAACACAGGAGAACTCACACTggcgaaaaaccttatgaatgtgacgtgtgtcaacgcAGATTTAATGAGAGGAGTAAGTTAAAAAGACACATTAGAACTCATACTGgtgaaaaaccttatgaatgtcACGTGTGTCAACGCAGATTTAATGAGAGGAGTAAGTTAAAAGGACACATTAGAACTCACACTggcgaaaaaccttatgaatgtgacgtgtgtcaacgcGGATTTGTTCAGAAGGGTGATTTGACAAAACACAGGAGAACTCACACTggcgaaaaaccttatgaatgtgaagtGTGTCAACGCCGATTTAATTTAAAGGGAAACTTATTACAACATCGTAGAACTCATACTggcgaaaaaccttatgaatgtgacgtgtgtcaacgcGGATTTAATGAGAGGAGTAGTTTAAAAAGACACCTTAGAACTCATACTGgtgaaaaaccttatgaatgtgacgtgtgtcaacgcGGATTTAATGAGAGGAGTAAGTTAAAAGGACACCTTAGAACTCATACTGgtgaaaaaccttatgaatgtgacgtgtgtcaacgcGGATTTGTTCAGAAGGGTGATTTAACAAATCACAGGAGAACTCACACTggcgaaaaaccttatgaatgtgacgtgtgtcaacgtCGATTTAAGGTGAAGAGATATTTAACAAGACACCGTAGAAATCATCCTGTTTTATAA